The window TCTGCAATCGTGGGTTCTACAAGATCTTTTCTTCGATAAACATTTAAAATGAGTCCTAAAACAGCAGCGTAAAAGAGTATCGCACTACCTCCATAACTAATAAAAGGCAGAGAAACCCCCATTATAGGCACGACTCCAAAGCTCATCAAGATGTTCCAGGTAGTAGGGACCGCAAACAATGTAGCACCACCTATTACTATCAATCTCCCATAGAGGTCCTTTGTTTTAAACGCATTTTTTGAGATTCTTGATATAAATATCAGTAGAATCAAACATAGAACGAATCCGAAAGCCCAACCAAGAGAATAGACGAGGAAGGGAAAAGCAAAATCTGTATGTGCTTCTGGTAACAATTTAAAATTCAACTCGTTGGAAAGTCCGTTACCGAACCATCCCGCTTCTGATAGGACATTCCTAACCGCCTTATACATATATCCTGCTCCATTTGAATCGGCAGTAGGGTTTATAAAAGCAGATAATCTAGTTAACAAATAACTTTGACGTGAGGTCATGTAGAACATACTAATGAAAATAATACCAGCCAATAGATTTGTTAGGGCCAGATTTACAGCTAATTTCTTATGGATTCGAGCGAAAGCAAACATCCCAAGTATGCAGAAGAAGTAAATAATACTAACCATAAAGTCTGGCACCATCATGTAGAGCGAGATGGGAATCCAAAATAAAACAAAAAGGAAACCTTGTTTTTCCCAACTACGAAACTCATTTATTTTGTTAAAAATACCAGCCCAAGCAAGAAAAAAGAAAAATAAGCTCATCATGGTTCCATCGACCGTCAGGCCTGGG is drawn from Bacillus sp. FJAT-18017 and contains these coding sequences:
- a CDS encoding FtsW/RodA/SpoVE family cell cycle protein is translated as MSSPKFEEFLSKVTSKVKSKEVHNMIKKELTNHLQELSQSYKKRGLSQEDADEKAIQEMGNPFTIGERLNPLHKPKMDWVLIVLFVLFAGISFLPLVDGIPEFSLSGTYFMGRQAIWYTLAILVIIGFLFIDYQKLKNRWIYFYAMGLLIHIYLHLFGIMANGAKKWVSLPGLTVDGTMMSLFFFFLAWAGIFNKINEFRSWEKQGFLFVLFWIPISLYMMVPDFMVSIIYFFCILGMFAFARIHKKLAVNLALTNLLAGIIFISMFYMTSRQSYLLTRLSAFINPTADSNGAGYMYKAVRNVLSEAGWFGNGLSNELNFKLLPEAHTDFAFPFLVYSLGWAFGFVLCLILLIFISRISKNAFKTKDLYGRLIVIGGATLFAVPTTWNILMSFGVVPIMGVSLPFISYGGSAILFYAAVLGLILNVYRRKDLVEPTIADEIKS